ACAAAAGAGTGTGACTAATCGGGCTTTGGGTTGGGCACCACGCTGCGCGATGCCCGGCCACTCGAAAAATTTGCATACGGAATGCAAATTCACTTACCGTGACCGTCATGCGGCTGACGAGATTCACGGACGTGGCGCTGCGGGTACTGATGCGTCTCGCGGTCGTCGAGAGCGAGGATCCGCCGACCACCCGGGAGGTGGCGGCGACCATGCAGGTGCCGTACACCCACGCCGCGAAGGTCGTGGCCCGTCTCCAGCACCTCGGCCTGGTCGAGGCACGGCGTGGCCGCGGCGGCGGCCTTTCCCTCACCGCAGCCGGCCGCTCCGCCTCCATCGGCGGCCTCGTCCGCGAGCTGGAGGGACCGGGCGACGTCGTCGAGTGCGAGGGCGCCACCCCGTGCCCACTGCGGTCGGCCTGCCGGCTGCGCAACGCCCTGCGTGCGGCCTCGGAGGCCTTCTACACCTCGCTGGACCCGCTGACCGTCGCCGAACTGGTCTCCTCCCCCACCGGCCCCCTGCTGATCGGCATCAGCAGCAGACCGCCGGCGGAGGGCTGAACCCACCCCGCCGCACCGGGCCCGCGGCCCGGTTTCTACACTGACCTTAAATGCGCATCTCAAATGCCAATTTAATCCGAGGAGTCAACGATGCTCTCCGAGCCGTCCACCGCCACTGTCCGTGCCACCCTCCCCGCCGTCGGCGCGGCCATCGGGGACATCGCCGATCTCTTCTACCGCAAGCTGTTCGACGCCCACCCGGAGCTGCTGCGCGACCTGTTCAACCGCGGCAACCAGGCCTCCGGCGCCCAGCGCCAGGCGCTCGCGGGCTCCATCGCCGCGTTCGCGACCCAGCTGGTCGAGCACCCCGGCACCCGTCCCGACGTGATGCTCGACCGCATCGCGCACAAGCACGCCTCGCTCGGCGTCACGGCCGCCCAGTACGACGTCGTGCACACCCACCTGTTCGCGGCCATCGCCGAAGTGCTCGGCGACGCGGTGACGTCCGAGGTCGCAGCCGCCTGGGACGAGGTGTACTGGCTGATGGCCAACGCCCTGATCACCATCGAGGAGCGGCTGTACGCGCAGCAGGGCGTCGTCGCCGGTGACGTGTGGCGCGACTGGGAGGTGGTCTCCCGCACCGAGGAGACCG
This genomic interval from Streptomyces sp. NBC_00464 contains the following:
- a CDS encoding RrF2 family transcriptional regulator, producing MRLTRFTDVALRVLMRLAVVESEDPPTTREVAATMQVPYTHAAKVVARLQHLGLVEARRGRGGGLSLTAAGRSASIGGLVRELEGPGDVVECEGATPCPLRSACRLRNALRAASEAFYTSLDPLTVAELVSSPTGPLLIGISSRPPAEG